In the Acidobacteriota bacterium genome, one interval contains:
- a CDS encoding TonB-dependent receptor, protein MRRSKWLNGFLIALLFLSSAPLNFAQSGAKLSGTVTIGNNTPVHNVTVTILQLKRSVETDEDGRYVFNDLPPGTYDVVAHLHRFPDVVKNVQVGAGATATADFQLTLTVKEEVTVTATGSDETSFNSIQSVASLGALEIAQKNPVSLGEALDNQLGVAKRSFGPGNARPVIRGFDGDRVLVLQDGERIGSLGSQSGDHGEPIDVLSVEKLEVVKGPATLLYGSSAIGGVVNAVTGHEEAHQGVHGYLTGIAGTNRSQFGGSGGIEFGTLHWLFWANGGGQRSDDYESPRGVVANSFTRSTHGSGGFGYYKDRGFFSLNYDYNKSRYGIPFDSREEDPEIVGLNPRKQSARLNFGLRDLPSLVTSAKFTLQYNDYKHSEFDIPTGDINTTFKNKTFVYDGLFDQKKIGRYSGTFGFWGLHRDFDTIGAEALAPPTTQNAFAGFALQKFDFERFSVQLGGRVEHNGYDPDGLSARSFTGFSGAAGVRVPTWTGGALVVNYSHSYRAPSLEELYNNGPHPGNGVFEIGDENLKRERGDGIELGVRHSTGRVKGEFNFFYYNFKDFVFLAPTGDVDEEEALPIAEYRQANSRFVGAEAQLSVALHNNIWLNSGLDYVNAELTDSNTPLPRIPPLRGRVGFDFNYKGLTVSPEAVMAKDQNRIFPLETRTGGYTVFNLKGTYTLTSQHIAHVFSLSGFNLGNRFYLNHLSFIKDIAPEIGRGVRLTYTMRFF, encoded by the coding sequence ATGCGAAGAAGCAAATGGCTAAATGGCTTTTTAATTGCGCTTTTATTTTTAAGCAGCGCGCCGCTGAATTTTGCGCAAAGCGGCGCGAAACTCAGCGGCACCGTCACCATCGGCAATAACACGCCGGTGCACAATGTGACGGTAACTATTCTGCAACTCAAACGCTCGGTAGAAACCGATGAAGATGGTCGGTATGTGTTTAATGACCTGCCGCCCGGAACCTATGACGTAGTGGCGCACCTGCACCGCTTCCCCGATGTGGTGAAAAATGTGCAGGTGGGCGCGGGCGCAACGGCTACGGCTGATTTTCAACTGACCTTGACCGTAAAAGAAGAGGTGACAGTGACGGCAACCGGCAGCGACGAAACCTCATTCAATTCGATTCAATCGGTTGCCTCGCTTGGGGCGCTGGAAATCGCCCAGAAAAATCCTGTGTCGCTTGGCGAAGCGTTGGACAATCAACTCGGCGTTGCCAAACGCAGTTTCGGTCCGGGCAATGCGCGCCCGGTGATTCGCGGCTTTGATGGTGACCGCGTATTGGTTTTGCAGGACGGCGAGCGCATCGGCTCGCTCGGTTCACAATCGGGCGACCACGGCGAACCGATTGATGTGTTATCAGTCGAAAAATTGGAAGTCGTCAAAGGTCCCGCGACTTTGCTTTACGGCAGCAGCGCCATTGGCGGCGTGGTCAATGCGGTGACCGGACACGAAGAGGCGCATCAAGGCGTGCACGGTTATTTGACCGGCATAGCGGGCACCAATCGCTCGCAATTCGGCGGAAGCGGCGGCATTGAATTCGGCACACTGCACTGGCTCTTCTGGGCAAATGGTGGCGGGCAGCGAAGCGATGATTACGAAAGTCCGCGTGGCGTCGTAGCGAATTCCTTCACCCGCTCAACGCACGGGTCGGGTGGCTTCGGCTATTACAAAGACCGAGGCTTTTTCAGTTTGAATTATGACTACAACAAAAGTCGTTATGGCATTCCGTTCGATAGTCGTGAAGAAGACCCTGAAATTGTCGGACTCAACCCGCGCAAACAGAGCGCGCGACTGAATTTCGGGTTGCGCGATTTGCCGTCGCTGGTGACTTCGGCAAAATTCACTTTGCAATACAACGATTATAAACACAGCGAATTCGATATTCCGACAGGCGACATCAACACCACGTTTAAAAACAAAACCTTTGTGTATGATGGACTGTTCGACCAGAAAAAAATCGGCAGATATTCCGGCACCTTCGGATTCTGGGGCTTGCATAGAGATTTCGATACCATCGGCGCAGAAGCCTTAGCGCCGCCCACCACGCAAAATGCTTTTGCGGGATTCGCTTTGCAGAAATTCGATTTCGAGCGGTTCAGCGTACAACTCGGCGGGCGCGTCGAACACAATGGTTATGACCCTGACGGGTTGTCCGCTCGTTCATTTACAGGTTTTTCAGGCGCGGCAGGAGTTCGCGTGCCGACCTGGACAGGGGGCGCTCTGGTGGTCAACTATTCGCACAGCTACCGCGCGCCATCGCTTGAAGAGTTGTATAACAATGGCCCGCATCCGGGTAACGGAGTGTTTGAAATCGGCGATGAAAATTTAAAACGCGAACGTGGCGATGGCATCGAACTCGGCGTCCGCCATTCAACTGGTCGCGTGAAAGGGGAATTCAATTTCTTCTACTACAATTTTAAGGATTTCGTTTTTCTTGCGCCGACCGGAGACGTGGACGAAGAAGAAGCGTTGCCGATTGCCGAATACCGCCAGGCAAACAGCCGGTTTGTCGGCGCGGAGGCGCAGCTATCCGTGGCTTTGCATAACAATATCTGGCTGAACAGTGGGCTTGATTATGTGAATGCCGAACTGACGGATAGCAATACGCCTTTGCCGCGCATTCCGCCGCTTCGCGGACGTGTCGGGTTTGATTTCAATTACAAAGGTTTGACGGTATCGCCGGAAGCGGTGATGGCAAAAGACCAGAATCGTATTTTTCCGTTGGAGACGCGCACCGGCGGCTATACGGTCTTCAATTTGAAGGGCACCTATACTTTAACCAGTCAACACATCGCCCATGTGTTTTCGTTGAGCGGGTTCAATCTGGGCAATCGCTTTTATCTGAATCATCTGTCATTTATTAAAGACATCGCGCCGGAAATCGGGCGCGGCGTCCGACTGACCTACACCATGCGGTTCTTCTAA
- a CDS encoding DUF2946 family protein, with protein MRQRTNIIRETNRHLRLAAFLLLALISHALFTSCTHHHTNQPHEFISSTASVSQDGHTPEEHHPQSGHDTHCVTCQLQRDFASQVSPSVNVGALNPELASWEEFLCGYHSTEPFTIPAGRAPPLV; from the coding sequence TTGAGACAGCGAACGAACATCATCCGCGAGACCAACCGGCATTTGCGCCTTGCAGCCTTTCTGTTGCTGGCTCTCATCAGTCATGCGCTTTTTACAAGCTGTACGCATCACCATACCAATCAACCGCATGAGTTTATTTCCTCAACGGCGAGCGTTTCTCAAGACGGGCATACGCCGGAAGAACATCACCCGCAATCCGGTCACGATACGCATTGCGTGACCTGTCAACTGCAACGCGATTTCGCTTCGCAGGTTTCACCGTCGGTAAACGTTGGCGCGCTCAACCCTGAACTTGCCAGTTGGGAAGAATTTCTTTGCGGTTATCATTCAACTGAACCCTTCACCATCCCTGCGGGTCGCGCCCCGCCGCTTGTTTAA
- a CDS encoding zf-HC2 domain-containing protein has protein sequence MECQFIEQISLLIDGELNEADARQIRAHLATCAVCQQAQADFLSLRQAVQAAPHAPDAIAQQRTLTRILTNERTPLWRRKIAMPAPAFALLMLAFVALSFWMVASRINPAPQTGVQISPPSRREVTQNAASAFDLSKFDRGERAVIYTSPRPTQ, from the coding sequence ATGGAGTGCCAATTTATTGAACAGATTTCTCTATTGATTGACGGCGAGTTGAACGAAGCGGACGCCCGTCAAATCCGCGCCCACCTGGCAACCTGCGCAGTTTGTCAGCAGGCGCAGGCAGATTTTCTAAGTTTGCGACAAGCGGTTCAAGCGGCTCCGCACGCGCCTGACGCCATCGCTCAACAACGAACGCTGACGCGCATTCTTACAAATGAGCGGACGCCGTTGTGGCGCAGGAAAATCGCGATGCCTGCTCCGGCTTTCGCGCTGTTGATGCTGGCGTTTGTGGCGCTGAGTTTCTGGATGGTCGCTTCGCGCATAAACCCTGCGCCGCAAACAGGGGTTCAAATTTCACCGCCGAGTCGTCGCGAAGTAACTCAAAATGCCGCCAGCGCTTTTGATTTATCGAAATTTGACCGTGGCGAACGCGCTGTGATTTACACCTCGCCGCGTCCCACGCAGTAA
- a CDS encoding RNA polymerase sigma factor — protein sequence MTQANDEFVSIFNEVYPNLCRFLESMLGGDGAAQDIAQESFLRLHRLGLSRIAAGEARFWLFRVARNLALNEMAKKQTRMRFIDKIVELFHKPLPTPEDIAGQAERREKLFELLGELAEPQRAALLLREQQEMSYSEIAVVLNVSPGKVKSDIFRARSLLREKWNDLHKPLSPTLPERIGS from the coding sequence ATGACACAGGCAAACGATGAGTTCGTTTCGATTTTTAACGAGGTCTATCCAAACCTCTGTCGTTTTCTTGAGTCAATGTTAGGCGGTGACGGCGCGGCTCAGGATATTGCTCAGGAAAGTTTTCTGCGCCTTCATCGGTTGGGACTATCGCGCATTGCGGCGGGCGAAGCGCGTTTCTGGCTCTTTCGCGTGGCGCGAAATCTGGCTTTGAATGAAATGGCAAAAAAGCAGACGCGAATGCGATTCATCGACAAAATCGTTGAACTGTTTCATAAACCGCTGCCAACCCCCGAAGACATCGCCGGACAAGCGGAGCGCCGCGAGAAATTATTTGAACTGCTGGGGGAACTCGCGGAACCGCAACGCGCGGCGCTGTTGTTGCGCGAACAGCAGGAGATGAGTTACAGCGAAATCGCCGTAGTGCTCAACGTGTCGCCAGGTAAAGTTAAATCGGACATCTTTCGCGCCCGCTCGCTGTTGCGCGAGAAATGGAATGATTTGCATAAACCGCTTTCCCCGACCCTGCCTGAGCGCATCGGTTCATGA